The region ACTACCCAAAGTTTTACAGGTTGGTTGTCGATATAAATCTCATTTGTATTGTCTATATAGACACGTATTACTTTAGATGAGGCTTTACTCGCGGAAGCTGCAGAAGGACGATTAAGATCAAGCTTCATATCTTTTACAAATGTTGTTGTAACCATAAAAAATATTAACAATATAAATACCATATCAATTAATGGTGATACATCAATATTGTCAATACTCTGCTTTCTTGGTCTAAATCT is a window of Sulfurovum sp. TSL6 DNA encoding:
- a CDS encoding biopolymer transporter ExbD, which translates into the protein MRFRPRKQSIDNIDVSPLIDMVFILLIFFMVTTTFVKDMKLDLNRPSAASASKASSKVIRVYIDNTNEIYIDNQPVKLWVVQSKLRDLLRVNSEKAVLVISDTSIPVERLIDVVDECRMSGAQDVAVSTTKEMG